One window of Athalia rosae chromosome 2, iyAthRosa1.1, whole genome shotgun sequence genomic DNA carries:
- the LOC105684018 gene encoding ral GTPase-activating protein subunit beta isoform X2 yields the protein MNLGVFNRVNLKDSGGGMYSEWASLSSLIQNGSEESQSVLEKFHPIAGREVALSIVRQLATNLGITQAAEHSPLSTDREVQWCMEVICFGLSLPLAEHDTVRDCVNVYCEWLSALYSSPKISVPRPIVEDPNFYARKIISHFHNLFVPRKGEVWPFLYQDLGADTINRQAVLCHRVLRTLQQVARGPATLERETWESLLLFLIGINDALLAPPAVREDAGEQLCERVLGVLLEVWLVACERNFPSPPLWRTLRESCLRWRHRLALVEQWNRVCLALTAKLLQIMYGPMFPELKISDEDVHLVPPTMAEEAVAQAWYRLLRTVGDPVDLCRPAVVSQTQAFLQYAIASPNVVDPCQHPCLQGLPQIFLKAIKGIAGQVDAFLGVSQACCWEECCVTSVASGSGGSGGVAGDKTSSKDQPQPSPTPPTQRRLAKSFSVTPSAVTKGIPKASLIGLTTSRISSNPPASTPNSGPSSTSSITSVASLGQDIRPPLAPGRPKCNSILHLFGEWLFEAAFIGTDGWSQSLPQPSGASKRPSSVLVDGPSSLQESTSEIPPSLGIDRYESGRAEAMGALCRIFCAKKTGEEILPVYLARFYQAMYHGLKINETRECGETLASILLNSADLFRLDLDGVQVLVPAVISALEIVLPEKELKLKSNAVSRVELRRASIHLLISMLTLPLNLQNLPIRELPSLTVIGNHEKSPVTFVQLKPRLMNLLINALQVESDPLNTHMLLGGLMLSVQDSAAAEEVEQVMQPDTITSDTTTNLLSSVASDSTSQVSISSDLRSLGDSSDIVTLQEESIAFDSAHALFVRATYLVCHRLISSWKTDLNISLAALELLAGLARTHIRETARKLTDALECKRAVKWLCDYIAYQCWRPPPAHSKDLHSSIVAAFSCLTTWLSAHPQLLQDKDCLTTVLEVVELGVSGTKSIGKPGEPIKMKDEKELKPASMRVRDAADALLTIILEQVGYFPSACGAQSLSSLLDEVSLLRHCNSWTGGRVARQAAVERFRYFVAENATMLALLEEPLGNDQDPQPTVTVLIRGPFGRHAWTMQLRHLPRHKSSVRSMNTNPGRPLPLAEAAPRPEYKPRFFPDNVDRIPHCRVDESIPSLEAVMNDNDVMKNEHNLLSQLLDRQINLESKYSNDFNKTMDDKVEECAPPIICHEFQTARLFLSHFGFLNLDNNDNENSTTSGLTALDPTMPGFCIDLENLDHTSPRTCDTVHIFYVRAGQKSPDEILSNVLHETNVSPHFLEFLSSLGWPVSVSTHAGWTGHVSTSWRATLPINVPQPAHSDHGGALYNGDTHILYWADVSSEVAFIVPTHSVGNMTSDSMDESNYNSDISGSQAWFERSISESTSSRPYSVNQSGTPNSRAMSLDLDKQPPSIPGSGPSSTSSADPIKPRRITKHSLPMQTDTRILVVWLESLEDHLQFPIADLLACTNTGLEHSNGVRPSDVQVIFLHSLSSGLMRVRLQGPVSRINLATPLVDGMVLSRRVLGTLVRQTALNMGRRRRLDNDSYHPPHVRRRLKVQDMVQKYRSNLSQPELLTFLFSSPQN from the exons ATGAATTTAGGCGTATTCAACAGGGTTAATCTCAAG GATTCCGGAGGTGGAATGTATTCAGAATGGGCTTCCCTGAGTTCACTGATTCAAAATGGTTCAGAGGAGAGTCAAAGCGTTTTAGAAAAGTTTCACCCGATAGCTGGGCGAGAAGTGGCCTTGTCTATCGTGCGACAGCTTGCCACAAATCTGGGTATAACTCAGGCAGCTGAACACAGCCCATTGAGTACGGATCGAGAAGTTCAATGGTGTATGGAAGTCATTTGTTTCGGACTTTCTTTACCGCTAGCGGAGCACGACACCGTTAGAGATTGCGTGAATGTTTATTGTGAATGGCTATCTGCTTTATATTCATCCCCAAAGATTTCTGTACCACGACCCATTGTGGAGGACCCCAATTTTTATGcacgaaaaattatcagccattttcataatttattcgtACCTAGAAAAGGCGAAG TCTGGccttttttgtatcaggaCTTAG GAGCTGATACAATCAACAGGCAAGCTGTGCTATGTCACAGAGTGCTTAGAACTTTGCAGCAAGTTGCACGAGGTCCAGCAACTTTAGAAAGAGAAACTTGGGAAAGTCTGTTGCTTTTTTTGATTGGTATAAATGATGCATTGTTAGCACCCCCAGCAGTGAGGGAAGATGCGGGTGAACAGCTGTGCGAAAGAGTACTTGGCGTATTATTAGAG GTATGGCTAGTAGCCTGCGAACGTAATTTTCCCTCACCTCCGCTATGGCGTACATTACGAGAGTCTTGCTTACGATGGCGTCACAGATTAGCCCTAGTCGAGCAGTGGAACCGCGTATGTTTGGCTTTGACTGCAAAATTACTGCAAATTATGTACGGCCCAATGTTTcctgaattaaaaataa GTGACGAAGATGTTCATCTGGTACCTCCAACAATGGCTGAAGAAGCTGTGGCACAAGCATGGTACAGATTACTGCGAACCGTTGGTGATCCTGTAGATTTATGTAGACCAGCGGTAGTTTCACAAACTCAAGCATTTTTACAATATGCAATCGCTAGTCCGAACGTTGTTGATCCTTGTCAGCATCCTTGCTTACAAGGTTTACcacaaatatttttaaaagccATCAAAGGTATTGCTGGTCAAGTCGATGCTTTCCTCG GGGTATCACAGGCTTGCTGCTGGGAGGAGTGTTGTGTAACAAGTGTTGCCTCTGGAAGTGGTGGCAGTGGGGGTGTGGCAGGAGACAAAACTAGTAGTAAAGATCAGCCTCAGCCCTCCCCCACTCCTCCAACACAACGAAGACTGGCCAAAAGCTTCAGCGTTACACCCTCTGCTGTTACTAAGG GGATTCCAAAAGCTTCTCTAATTGGATTAACGACAAGTCGCATATCCAGTAATCCACCTGCATCTACACCTAACTCTGGTCCTTCATCAACTTCGAGCATTACAT CCGTTGCTTCTTTAGGGCAAGATATTCGACCACCTCTAGCACCCGGAAGGCCAAAGTGTAACAGTATATTGCATTTATTCGGAGAATGGCTGTTCGAAGCAGCTTTTATAGGCACTGATGGATGGTCACAAAGTCTGCCAC AGCCGTCAGGTGCATCAAAACGTCCATCATCTGTTCTGGTTGATGGACCAAGTTCATTGCAAGAATCTACAAGTGAAATTCCACCATCGCTTGGTATTGACCGCTATGAATCAGGCAGGGCTGAAGCTATGGGCGCactttgtagaattttttgcGCTAAAAAGACGGGAGAAGAAATTTTACCTGTTTATTTAGCTAGGTTCTACCAAGCTATGTATCATGGTCTCAAGATCAACGAA ACTCGAGAATGCGGAGAAACGTTGGCGAGTATTTTACTGAACTCAGCAGATTTATTCAGACTAGATCTTGATGGAGTACAAGTATTAGTACCAGCTGTTATTTCTGCCTTGGAAATTGTACTTCCTGAAAAAGAGctaaaattgaaatctaaTGCTGTATCTCGAGTTGAACTGAGACGAGCCTCTATACATTTATTAATATCAATGCTGACTCTTCCACTGAATCTGCAG AACCTTCCCATACGAGAACTACCATCTTTAACGGTGATAGGCAACCATGAAAAAAGTCCAGTGACATTTGTACAATTGAAACCAAGGCTTATGAACTTGCTAATTAATGCATTACAAGTCGAATCGGATCCACTAAACACGCACATGCTATTAG GTGGACTAATGTTAAGCGTACAAGACTCTGCAGCTGCCGAAGAGGTTGAACAAGTTATGCAACCTGATACCATCACCAGTGACACAACGACCAATTTGCTTTCATCAG TCGCCAGTGATTCAACAAGTCAAGTAAGCATTTCCAGTGATCTACGTTCACTTGGAGATAGTTCTGATATTGTGACCCTTCAGGAGGAAAGCATTGCCTTTG ATTCAGCACATGCTCTTTTTGTACGAGCAACATATTTGGTTTGTCACAGATTAATTTCATCTTGGAAAAcggatttgaatatttcattggcAGCACTTGAATTACTTGCGGGTCTGGCGAGAACACATATTCGTGAAACAG CAAGGAAGCTCACAG ATGCTCTAGAATGTAAGCGTGCAGTAAAATGGCTGTGTGACTACATTGCTTACCAATGCTGGCGACCACCACCGGCACATTCTAAGGATTTACATTCGTCTATTGTGGCAGCATTCAGTTGTCTGACTACATGGCTATCTGCCCATCCTCAATTGTTACAA GACAAAGACTGTCTCACAACCGTACTTGAAGTAGTAGAATTAGGTGTTTCTGGCACTAAAAGCATAGGGAAACCAGGAGAACCGATCaaaatgaaagatgaaaaagaattgaaaccAGCGTCAATGCGAGTGAGAGATGCAGCTGATGCGCTTCTAACAATTATACTAGAACAG GTCGGTTATTTTCCAAGTGCCTGTGGTGCACAATCTCTTTCTTCCCTGCTTGATGAAGTTTCGTTACTTCGCCATTGTAATAGCTGGACTGGTGGCAGAGTAGCTCGCCAAGCTGCGGTTGAAAGATTCCGTTACTTTGTTGCCGAAAATGCTACTATGTTAGCTCTTCTCGAAGAACCATTAGGCAATGATCAAGACCCACAACCAACTGTGACCGTGTTGATTAGAGGTCCTTTCGGTCGTCATGCTTGGACTATGCAACTCCGACATCTGCCTCGGCACAAATCTAGCGTGAGAAGTATGAACACAAATCCTGGGCGGCCGTTACCTTTAGCAGAGGCTGCCCCACGACCAGAATATAAACCTAGATTCTTCCCAGATAATGTTGATCGTATTCCTCACTGTAGAGT GGATGAGTCAATACCAAGTCTGGAAGCGGTTATGAATGATAATGATGTGATGAAGAACGAACACAATCTTTTATCTCAATTACTTGATCGACAAATTAATCTGGAATCAAAGTACAGCAATGATTTTAACAAAACTATGGATGATAAGGTTGAAGAATGTGCACCGCCAATAATTTGTCATGAGTTCCAAACAGCTAGGCTTTTCTTGAGCCACTTTGGTTTTTTAAACCtggataataatgataacgaaaaTTCAACTACGAGCGGTCTTACAGCTCTAGACCCAACAATGCCAGGGTTCTGCATAGACTTGGAGAACTTGGATCACACAAGTCCAAGGACCTGTGATACAGTCCACATATTTTACGTTCGAGCTGGTCAAAAGTCTCCAGATGAAATACTTTCTAATGTG TTACATGAGACAAATGTTTCTCCACATTTTCTGGAATTTCTGAGCTCTCTTGGCTGGCCAGTCTCGGTATCAACCCATGCAGGATGGACTGGTCATGTTTCTACTTCATGGCGAGCTACGTTACCAATTAATGTACCTCAACCAGCCCACAGTGATCATGGAGGAGCTTTATACAACGGTGACACTCACATTTTGTACTGGGCTGATGTCAGCTCAGAAGTAGCGTTCATAGTCCCAACACATTCGGTGGGAAATATGACTTCTGATTCCATGGATGAATCGAATTATAATAGTGATATTAGTGGTAGTCAAG CTTGGTTTGAGCGGAGCATCAGCGAAAGTACCAGTTCTCGTCCATATTCAGTAAATCAGTCTGGAACTCCAAACTCTCGAGCTATGTCACTTGACCTCGACAAACAGCCCCCGAGCATACCAGGCTCGGGTCCATCTAGTACATCAAGTGCCGATCCGATTAAACCAAGACGAATTACAAAGCATTCTCTCCCAATGCAAACTGATACACGAATATTAGTTGTTTGGTTGGAAAGCCTAGAGGATCACTTGCAATTTCCCATTG CTGACCTTCTAGCTTGCACTAACACTGGACTCGAACATTCGAATGGTGTCAGACCTTCTGACGTACAAGTGATTTTTCTACATTCATTGTCCAGTGGCCTAATGAGAGTTAGATTGCAAGGTCCTGTATCTAGAATAAATTTAGCTACGCCTCTGGTCGATGGTATGGTGCTTTCTCGAAGAGTATTGGGTACATTGGTAAGACAGACCGCCTTGAATATGGGTCGAAGACGAAGGCTGGACAATGATAG cTACCATCCACCGCACGTCCGAAGGCGGTTGAAAGTCCAAGACATGGTGCAAAAATATCGAAGTAATCTTAGTCAACCAGAACTgttgacatttttatttagtAGTCCACAAAATTAA